The following coding sequences lie in one Methylotuvimicrobium alcaliphilum 20Z genomic window:
- a CDS encoding DUF2442 domain-containing protein, which yields MSSLAHGNNTLEVEVTNISTHGIWLLAHDKELFIPYDKFPWFKDQAVKSIINVEEQSPGHFYWPDLDVDLTEEIIKHPARFPLNAKNT from the coding sequence ATGAGCTCATTAGCGCATGGCAACAATACTTTAGAAGTTGAAGTAACAAATATATCAACACATGGTATATGGCTGCTTGCTCATGATAAAGAGCTATTCATACCATACGACAAATTCCCTTGGTTTAAGGATCAGGCAGTTAAGTCAATAATCAACGTGGAAGAGCAATCTCCCGGGCATTTTTATTGGCCGGATCTTGATGTTGATTTAACAGAGGAAATCATCAAACATCCAGCACGCTTTCCGCTTAATGCCAAAAACACATAG
- a CDS encoding sulfurtransferase TusA family protein: protein MIEYDIEVDASGLNCPLPLLRLKKALQQMMSGHVVKVIATDPAAHLDIGVYSDQTGHRILDYLKEENKQIFYIRKK from the coding sequence ATGATTGAATACGATATTGAAGTCGATGCCTCCGGCCTAAATTGCCCATTGCCCTTGTTGCGTTTGAAAAAAGCTCTGCAGCAAATGATGAGCGGCCATGTGGTCAAAGTCATCGCAACCGACCCCGCCGCGCATTTGGATATCGGGGTTTATTCCGATCAAACCGGGCACCGGATTCTCGATTATTTAAAAGAAGAAAATAAACAGATTTTTTATATAAGGAAGAAATAG
- a CDS encoding PAS domain S-box protein, protein MKLFNTRFCLDILSIFGLYFFFVKLSDLFAGTFANQEMIWFPSGFALAYMLIRGASSAVLIVCSAFVTHIVSGADIIPSLFWALGNTLEPLLGLALLRRINFDPRLVDIKSYYVLLIFGAGVASICAASLNILVWIVLNGLTLEEYGAWASSTWLSHTLGIMLLTPLILIFYYQRHGFTLKQRKLEFVLFLLLTLILERLSAFSLTQHWQTAQFESFWMFLLMIFTALRLGRHGVSIGLLIIVLSCGLRVESHHPIDLSYLDFWLHHMALVICSMTLAIALYEQRFTEKKFDSEAIKYKTLVNMLPDMVWLKDPQLNYLACNQAFERFLQNSCDSIIGKNDHALFEKWLADHYRESDQRTLTMREPLFLQEQLQHREQGDERHLEIVKTPIFGTDGKLISLLGVARDVTDFVNTSNELKASEARAHAIIEATPVPMALSGDRGRILYVNPAFKRTFGYDPSDVQTVDDWWARAIPDEAKRQEAIGKWRNLLNRTEFEHSDVIDREISIQDKSAATHQVLLTVSRVNRNDCLMVLFDITEHKRLRKNNSRFYRSIAASINEIYIFEAESLRFSFVNAGALANLGYSMAELKKITPLDIKPAYSLTDFNRLIEPLKRHEKPGQLFETVHRRKDGSLYDVEVHLQLFEPIDEPPYFLAIVLDITEIKQLEAKMSTLVDAVNAIIWSIDADLRIDYVSQQALQILGFDTTAIIGKPIISVLESDRFHAAERPVLLKAFQELLEKHVPIKNLEHRIKDANDQWKWMAVSMTPILDANHALQKIVGVVHDLSLQKRAEEQLRSLNSELDRRVRQEVFANRKKDLLLQQQNRMAALGEMIGNIAHQWRQPLNALAIILMDLEDAFVHGEATAETIRHSIDRSNELLSKMSSTIDDFRNFFKNDKTLEKTEISQVVTETLGLLEATLTLSHIQLHVTEKIPGITGYIHAGELSQAILCLINNAKDQIVKKQMVQGLIYVEIDTDDDWCIIRVEDNGGGIAEHDWPKLFDPYFTTKPQGSGLGLYITKLTVEQSMHGRVLVENTDLGARFSLFLPKHPNMELFRWTEPNNP, encoded by the coding sequence ATGAAGCTTTTCAATACAAGATTTTGTTTGGATATATTGTCGATTTTTGGACTTTATTTCTTCTTCGTCAAACTGAGCGATTTGTTTGCCGGCACCTTTGCAAATCAAGAAATGATTTGGTTTCCTTCGGGTTTTGCATTGGCCTATATGTTGATAAGAGGTGCCTCTTCGGCAGTCTTGATAGTTTGCAGCGCTTTCGTAACCCACATCGTTTCTGGTGCCGATATTATACCTTCGCTCTTCTGGGCTTTAGGAAACACACTAGAGCCATTATTAGGCTTGGCCTTGTTAAGGCGCATAAACTTCGATCCGCGATTAGTCGACATTAAGTCGTATTACGTCTTGCTAATTTTTGGAGCGGGAGTCGCGTCGATATGCGCAGCTTCACTGAATATATTGGTTTGGATAGTCCTTAACGGCCTGACACTTGAAGAGTATGGCGCCTGGGCCTCATCGACTTGGTTGAGTCATACGCTTGGCATTATGTTGCTTACACCATTGATCCTGATTTTTTATTATCAACGACATGGCTTTACGCTAAAGCAACGTAAATTGGAATTCGTATTGTTCTTGCTGTTAACGCTAATTCTTGAGCGACTTAGCGCCTTTAGCCTTACGCAACATTGGCAAACGGCTCAGTTCGAGAGCTTTTGGATGTTTTTGTTGATGATCTTTACCGCGTTGCGTTTGGGACGACACGGTGTCTCGATAGGTTTGCTGATTATCGTTCTATCGTGCGGCTTGCGAGTCGAAAGTCACCACCCTATAGATTTGTCTTATTTGGATTTTTGGCTTCATCACATGGCCTTAGTCATTTGTAGTATGACACTGGCAATCGCCCTCTATGAGCAACGCTTCACCGAAAAGAAATTCGACTCCGAAGCGATCAAGTACAAAACCTTGGTGAATATGCTGCCGGACATGGTTTGGCTCAAAGATCCGCAATTGAATTATTTAGCGTGCAATCAAGCTTTCGAGCGTTTTTTACAAAATTCTTGCGATAGCATAATCGGCAAAAACGATCATGCTTTGTTCGAGAAATGGCTTGCCGATCATTACAGGGAAAGCGATCAACGAACATTGACGATGCGCGAACCGTTATTTCTGCAAGAGCAACTGCAACACAGAGAACAGGGCGACGAACGTCATCTCGAGATCGTGAAAACACCGATTTTCGGGACCGACGGAAAATTAATTTCGCTGTTGGGCGTGGCGCGCGATGTTACGGACTTCGTCAACACCAGCAACGAGTTAAAAGCCAGTGAGGCAAGAGCGCACGCCATTATCGAGGCGACGCCGGTGCCGATGGCCCTCAGTGGCGACCGAGGCCGAATCCTCTATGTCAACCCGGCTTTTAAACGAACTTTCGGATACGATCCGAGCGATGTTCAGACAGTTGACGACTGGTGGGCCAGGGCAATTCCGGACGAGGCAAAGCGGCAAGAAGCGATCGGCAAGTGGCGCAATTTACTCAACCGAACTGAATTCGAACACTCGGATGTAATCGATCGGGAGATTTCCATACAAGACAAATCAGCCGCGACACATCAAGTTTTACTGACGGTCAGTCGAGTCAATCGGAATGATTGCTTGATGGTGCTATTCGACATTACCGAACATAAACGTTTGCGCAAAAACAACAGTCGTTTTTATCGTAGCATCGCCGCCAGCATCAATGAGATCTATATATTCGAAGCCGAATCCTTGCGCTTCAGCTTCGTCAATGCAGGAGCGTTAGCTAATTTAGGCTACAGCATGGCTGAGTTGAAGAAAATAACGCCGCTGGATATCAAGCCCGCCTATTCGCTGACCGATTTCAACCGATTAATAGAGCCGCTCAAACGTCACGAGAAGCCGGGACAACTGTTCGAGACGGTGCATCGACGCAAGGACGGCAGCTTATACGACGTCGAAGTACACTTGCAATTGTTCGAACCGATTGATGAGCCGCCGTATTTTTTGGCGATCGTCTTGGATATCACCGAAATAAAACAGCTCGAAGCAAAAATGAGCACGTTGGTAGATGCCGTCAACGCCATTATTTGGTCGATCGATGCCGATTTAAGGATCGACTATGTATCGCAACAAGCTTTGCAAATATTGGGATTCGATACGACAGCAATTATTGGAAAGCCGATTATTTCGGTGCTGGAATCGGATCGGTTTCATGCAGCGGAACGGCCGGTTCTATTAAAGGCTTTCCAAGAACTACTCGAGAAGCATGTTCCAATCAAAAACCTAGAACATCGAATCAAAGACGCCAATGACCAATGGAAATGGATGGCAGTCAGCATGACGCCAATCCTGGATGCCAATCATGCGCTGCAAAAGATCGTCGGCGTCGTCCATGACCTGAGTTTGCAAAAACGGGCCGAGGAACAATTGCGCTCACTCAATTCCGAATTGGACCGGCGTGTCCGGCAAGAGGTTTTCGCTAATCGGAAAAAAGATCTGTTGCTGCAACAACAAAATAGGATGGCGGCGCTGGGCGAAATGATTGGCAACATTGCTCACCAATGGCGCCAGCCTTTAAATGCTCTGGCCATCATCCTGATGGATCTTGAAGATGCTTTCGTACATGGCGAAGCAACGGCCGAAACCATCAGACATTCTATTGACCGATCGAACGAGTTGTTGTCCAAGATGTCCTCGACCATCGACGATTTCCGCAATTTTTTTAAAAACGACAAGACACTCGAGAAAACAGAAATTTCACAAGTCGTCACCGAAACCCTTGGTTTGCTCGAGGCGACATTGACCCTTAGCCATATTCAATTGCATGTGACAGAGAAAATCCCCGGCATCACCGGATATATCCATGCCGGTGAATTATCTCAAGCCATTTTGTGCCTGATCAACAATGCCAAGGATCAAATAGTCAAAAAGCAAATGGTTCAGGGGCTTATCTATGTTGAAATCGATACTGATGACGATTGGTGCATCATACGCGTCGAGGACAATGGCGGCGGTATCGCTGAGCACGATTGGCCGAAACTATTCGATCCTTACTTTACGACTAAACCCCAAGGAAGCGGCTTGGGGCTCTACATTACCAAGTTGACGGTCGAGCAGTCGATGCATGGTAGGGTTCTTGTTGAGAATACCGACCTAGGCGCTAGGTTTAGCCTGTTTTTACCCAAACATCCCAATATGGAGCTATTCAGATGGACAGAACCGAACAACCCTTGA
- a CDS encoding DUF4160 domain-containing protein, whose translation MHVHVISSEGEAKFWLEPEIELAKNYRYSRKQLKEIESLVEVHYNELISAWQQYFRS comes from the coding sequence ATGCACGTCCATGTAATATCTAGCGAGGGTGAGGCAAAATTTTGGTTAGAACCCGAGATTGAATTGGCAAAGAACTATCGTTATTCCCGAAAGCAACTGAAAGAAATCGAATCACTTGTGGAGGTTCACTACAATGAGCTCATTAGCGCATGGCAACAATACTTTAGAAGTTGA
- a CDS encoding EAL domain-containing protein, with protein MDRTEQPLSKPALSLNNVSILCVEDEHEPRKVLANYLRRRGATVFEAENGQEGLRLFESHRPDIVVSDIRMPVMDGIAMCQTIRKLDADAAMLFLTAHSDTGLLQKAIDLETIQYIIKPVNADSLNSAFRTALDKLHKKHSLNETLNQLHTTIELQQEETERLQGYVSQMIGNDRNIAVHAITRPRDKISGDFYTIEHTETELYVLLADGMGHGLSAILPALNIPKKFRELAGRGFSLSRIADELNQALYDQHLSGHFLVATLIKLDPRQCLIEVVNCGNPPVLLTDSNGRIVHTFPSNHLAWGIVGGDDFLPEVQGFHCDTTAKLYIFSDGLTELLEHQTQKQGLETLIEQIAETGHNSYLNRIDGYLKSIPKTLYHDDITLLEIAYGPELLDQQDNRVNDSVLHLPRQKNDTTDDLSPLKWISVLYVEDDPDSLACLSKFLQRRVGVLYTAENAETGLRLYKKYRPNLVICDIVLPEMNGLQLVEHIRVCDPNVPIILISGIEPGPGRVAQVEAMLDLEINKFLAKPLTEDKLVSTILQCIKHLKYINSLKLSASVFMASPLAISITDHNRNIIAINPAFTAITGYTFAEVEGCNPRILSSGKHDSEFYRQMWKSLNTTDRWSGEIWNRRKNGELFLEWITVNAIRDEEGTLTHYASVFSDITQRAVAEDKIRYLAHHDPLTGLPNRVLMLDRLNTAILQAQRDRSQLAVICLDIDNFKTVNDTLGHGFGDELVKDFAQSVLSSIRESDTLSRLGGDEFAILLPRISSREAAARLADKIFHAVKKTYRLAERELHISFSMGISLFPDDGDNTEALLKHADSAMYLAKNKGRNNYQFFNQKLESQAERYMLIQHGLHRALKLKEFYIHYQPKFALDSSLIVGAEALLRWRSPTLEDITPAEFIPIAEETGYIVDIGCWVIEQVCQTLAAWKATGINLVPIAVNISPIQFHRGNIKKALLKSTINHRLDPSLLQIELTEGVVMSGQQKTVQQLQELKDLRFSISIDDFGTGYSSLSYLRELPIDELKIDRSFIMEISDESSFNNPHLTAIPCAVIDLAKNLGLNLVAEGVETEIQSRFLMQKGCNVIQGYLFSAPVDKDRMWELLKEYS; from the coding sequence ATGGACAGAACCGAACAACCCTTGAGTAAACCGGCATTATCGTTGAACAACGTATCGATCTTATGTGTCGAGGATGAACACGAGCCGCGCAAAGTGCTAGCCAATTACTTAAGAAGGCGAGGCGCAACGGTTTTCGAAGCCGAAAACGGACAAGAAGGTTTACGCTTATTCGAGTCCCATCGGCCGGATATTGTGGTTTCCGATATCCGTATGCCGGTCATGGACGGCATCGCGATGTGCCAAACGATCAGAAAGCTCGATGCCGACGCGGCGATGCTTTTTTTAACGGCTCACAGCGATACGGGGCTACTGCAGAAAGCGATCGATTTGGAGACGATTCAATACATCATCAAACCGGTTAATGCCGATTCGTTGAACTCCGCATTTCGAACAGCGCTGGATAAACTTCATAAAAAGCATAGCCTTAACGAAACGTTGAATCAATTGCATACGACAATCGAACTGCAGCAAGAAGAAACAGAACGACTGCAAGGTTATGTCTCTCAAATGATAGGCAATGATCGAAATATTGCCGTACACGCAATAACCCGGCCCAGGGATAAAATTAGCGGCGACTTTTACACAATCGAGCATACCGAAACCGAGCTGTATGTATTGCTTGCCGACGGTATGGGACATGGCTTGTCGGCGATTTTACCGGCGCTCAACATTCCCAAGAAATTTCGAGAATTGGCTGGCCGGGGATTCAGCTTGAGTCGAATAGCCGACGAATTGAATCAAGCCTTGTATGATCAGCATTTATCGGGACACTTTTTGGTCGCAACACTGATAAAACTCGATCCGCGACAATGCCTAATCGAGGTGGTCAATTGCGGCAATCCGCCGGTTTTACTGACGGACAGTAATGGACGGATCGTTCATACTTTTCCATCCAATCATCTGGCGTGGGGAATCGTCGGAGGTGACGATTTTCTACCTGAGGTACAAGGGTTTCATTGCGATACAACAGCGAAGTTATATATATTCAGCGATGGTTTGACCGAATTATTAGAGCATCAAACTCAAAAGCAAGGTCTTGAGACACTCATCGAACAAATAGCCGAGACCGGCCATAACAGTTATTTGAATCGAATCGACGGCTATTTGAAAAGTATCCCGAAAACGCTCTATCACGATGACATCACCCTACTCGAGATTGCGTATGGCCCGGAGTTACTGGACCAACAAGACAACAGGGTTAATGACTCCGTATTACACCTCCCTCGACAAAAAAACGATACGACCGACGATTTATCGCCGCTCAAATGGATATCGGTACTCTATGTCGAAGATGATCCCGACTCGCTAGCCTGCTTATCGAAATTTTTGCAGCGCCGTGTCGGCGTCTTATACACTGCTGAAAATGCCGAAACGGGCTTGCGCTTATACAAAAAATACCGTCCCAATTTGGTGATTTGCGATATTGTCTTGCCCGAGATGAATGGTTTGCAGTTGGTCGAACATATTCGCGTATGCGACCCCAACGTGCCCATCATCCTTATCAGCGGCATTGAACCGGGACCTGGTCGTGTCGCGCAAGTCGAAGCAATGCTTGATCTGGAAATCAATAAGTTTCTCGCCAAGCCTCTAACTGAGGACAAATTGGTTAGTACGATTCTTCAATGCATCAAGCACCTGAAATATATCAACAGCTTGAAGTTGTCGGCATCGGTTTTCATGGCTTCGCCGTTGGCGATATCAATCACAGACCACAACCGAAACATCATTGCGATCAACCCGGCTTTTACCGCGATTACCGGCTATACGTTCGCCGAAGTCGAAGGCTGTAATCCTAGAATTCTCAGTTCCGGAAAACATGACTCCGAGTTTTACCGGCAGATGTGGAAATCCTTGAATACTACCGACCGATGGTCCGGAGAGATATGGAACCGGCGTAAAAATGGCGAATTGTTTCTCGAATGGATCACGGTCAATGCTATTCGGGATGAAGAAGGCACTCTCACGCATTATGCATCGGTATTTTCGGATATTACGCAACGAGCCGTCGCGGAAGATAAAATCCGCTATTTGGCTCATCACGACCCATTGACCGGTTTACCTAATCGCGTATTGATGCTGGATCGATTGAATACCGCGATATTACAGGCGCAAAGAGATCGCAGCCAATTGGCGGTCATTTGTCTGGATATCGATAATTTTAAAACAGTCAACGATACCTTAGGGCATGGCTTTGGCGATGAGTTAGTCAAAGATTTCGCGCAATCGGTGCTGTCGTCAATCCGTGAATCCGACACACTCAGCCGCTTGGGAGGTGATGAGTTCGCGATACTGTTGCCGCGAATCAGTTCCAGGGAAGCCGCAGCAAGACTAGCCGATAAAATTTTCCACGCGGTCAAAAAAACCTATCGTTTAGCCGAACGGGAATTGCACATCAGTTTCAGCATGGGGATTAGCTTGTTTCCGGACGACGGCGACAATACCGAAGCCCTTCTGAAGCATGCCGATAGCGCGATGTATCTGGCCAAGAATAAAGGCCGCAACAATTACCAGTTTTTCAACCAAAAGCTCGAAAGCCAAGCCGAAAGGTACATGCTGATACAACATGGTTTGCATCGCGCATTGAAGTTGAAAGAGTTTTATATTCACTATCAGCCAAAATTCGCGCTCGATAGTTCCTTAATTGTCGGTGCCGAGGCATTGCTGAGATGGCGCAGTCCGACTCTCGAAGACATAACGCCCGCCGAATTTATTCCAATCGCCGAAGAGACCGGCTATATCGTCGATATCGGGTGCTGGGTGATTGAGCAGGTCTGTCAAACATTAGCCGCATGGAAGGCTACAGGTATCAATTTGGTGCCGATCGCGGTCAATATTTCGCCGATACAATTTCATCGCGGCAACATCAAGAAGGCATTGTTGAAATCGACGATCAATCACCGTTTGGATCCGTCATTGCTGCAAATCGAATTGACCGAAGGCGTAGTCATGAGCGGGCAGCAAAAAACCGTACAGCAATTGCAAGAACTCAAGGACTTGCGCTTCTCGATATCGATAGATGATTTCGGTACCGGTTATTCCAGTCTCAGCTATTTGCGAGAACTGCCGATAGACGAGCTCAAGATCGATCGCTCGTTCATCATGGAAATATCCGACGAATCGAGCTTTAATAATCCGCACTTGACCGCCATCCCTTGCGCCGTCATCGATCTCGCGAAAAATCTGGGTTTGAATCTAGTAGCCGAAGGCGTCGAAACCGAAATACAAAGCCGTTTTCTCATGCAAAAAGGTTGTAATGTCATTCAGGGGTATTTGTTTAGCGCACCAGTGGACAAGGACAGGATGTGGGAATTGTTGAAAGAGTATTCGTGA
- a CDS encoding IS3 family transposase (programmed frameshift), whose protein sequence is MTDTTVQAIPHAAANAEDTQDARRAAEVSSAFAAESCLVCREVLEKAARRTFTAEYKERILTQADACSEPGCIGKLLRTEGLYSSHLSKWRSEREQAIRAGLSKPRGRKPSDKNPLAAENARLQAEIQRLQACLTQAEAIIDVQKKPFATAGLVRDSSPHRESIMKATLELSREVGVKAACEALNFNRASFYRAQQDRSSWPVERPRPPLALSTDEELHVLAHLHSERFMDCSPYQVYAALLDEGVYLCSISTLYRILVRHQEVRERRNQLRRPNYTKPELLATAPNQVWSWDITKLKGPAKWTYFYLYVIIDIFSRCVVGWMVAHRESTELAKRLIGESCTRQTIREGQLTIHADRGSSMTSKGVEQLLADLGVTKTHSRPHVSNDNPYSEAQFKTLKYRPGFPAQFGAIEDARSFCGTFFDWYNHDHYHSGIALLTPASVHSGQAVEIVTQRTQVLHAAFERNPERFKNRQPHAQAVPEAAWINPPPSRTANEALDQEN, encoded by the exons ATGACTGACACAACCGTACAAGCTATTCCTCATGCCGCGGCGAACGCGGAGGACACGCAAGACGCCCGTAGGGCGGCTGAAGTGTCCTCAGCGTTCGCCGCGGAATCTTGCCTCGTTTGTAGGGAAGTGCTTGAAAAGGCCGCCCGCCGGACGTTTACCGCCGAATACAAAGAGCGCATCTTGACCCAGGCTGATGCGTGTAGCGAACCGGGCTGCATCGGCAAGTTGCTGCGCACAGAGGGATTATATTCCTCACATCTCAGCAAATGGCGCAGCGAACGTGAGCAGGCCATCCGCGCCGGTCTATCCAAGCCGCGTGGCCGCAAACCTTCGGACAAGAATCCGTTAGCCGCTGAAAATGCTCGTCTGCAAGCCGAAATTCAGCGTTTGCAGGCATGCCTAACACAGGCGGAGGCTATCATCGATGTCCAAAAAAAAC CTTTCGCAACTGCTGGGCTTGTGCGAGATTCCAGCCCACACCGGGAGAGCATCATGAAGGCCACGCTTGAACTCAGCCGTGAGGTTGGCGTTAAGGCCGCCTGCGAGGCGCTCAACTTCAACCGTGCCTCGTTTTATCGCGCACAACAAGATCGCTCTTCGTGGCCGGTCGAACGTCCGCGCCCGCCGCTGGCACTGAGTACGGACGAAGAGCTACACGTCCTGGCGCATCTGCACAGCGAGCGTTTCATGGATTGCTCGCCTTATCAGGTCTATGCGGCGCTGCTCGACGAGGGCGTTTACCTGTGCTCCATCAGCACCCTCTATCGCATCCTGGTGCGCCACCAGGAAGTGCGCGAGCGCCGCAACCAGCTTCGTCGTCCCAACTACACCAAGCCCGAGTTACTCGCCACTGCGCCCAACCAAGTATGGTCATGGGATATCACCAAACTCAAAGGCCCGGCCAAATGGACGTATTTCTACCTCTACGTCATTATCGACATTTTCAGCCGCTGCGTGGTCGGCTGGATGGTAGCGCACCGCGAATCCACCGAGCTGGCTAAGCGACTGATTGGCGAAAGCTGTACTCGGCAAACTATCCGTGAAGGCCAATTGACTATTCACGCCGACCGCGGCAGCAGTATGACCTCCAAAGGCGTCGAGCAACTGCTGGCTGACCTGGGCGTGACCAAAACCCATTCACGGCCCCATGTCTCCAACGACAACCCGTATTCCGAGGCGCAGTTCAAGACCTTGAAATACCGACCGGGCTTTCCGGCTCAATTCGGCGCTATCGAAGATGCCAGAAGCTTTTGCGGAACGTTCTTCGACTGGTACAACCATGACCACTATCACTCCGGCATTGCACTGTTAACCCCGGCCAGCGTTCACAGCGGCCAAGCCGTCGAGATAGTTACGCAGCGCACGCAAGTCCTGCATGCCGCATTCGAGCGCAATCCGGAACGCTTCAAAAACCGCCAACCCCATGCCCAAGCCGTACCTGAAGCCGCTTGGATTAACCCGCCCCCTTCACGGACGGCAAATGAGGCTCTCGACCAGGAAAACTAA